The proteins below are encoded in one region of Paenibacillus albus:
- a CDS encoding sulfate ABC transporter substrate-binding protein: MKKRNANPLYALLIFIVFSLALTACGWDQDPPNNANASSNSNNKASNNSTSGNTTTATNDATSDTNTDNSANAAPEATGPVELLNVSYDPTRELYAAYNKLFAAYWKQEHNQEVTIKQSHAGSGAQSRAVIDGLQADVVTLALGYDIDAIADKGLIDKGWQQKFDNNSSPYTSTIVFLVRKGNPKGIKDWNDLIKPGVQVITPNPKTSGGARWNYLAAWGYAMKQNNDDEDKAKEFVSKLFKNVPVLDSGARGSTTTFVEKGIGDVLLAWENEALLSVKELGADKFDIVYPSISILAEPPVAVVDKNVDKKGTRAVAEAYLDYLYTEEAQKLVAQNYYRPQLLSVAEQFADQFPDIPMLNIDDDFGGWAQAQKKHFADGGVFDQIYAPGS; this comes from the coding sequence ATGAAAAAGAGAAATGCCAACCCGCTTTACGCCCTGCTAATCTTTATCGTATTCTCACTTGCATTGACCGCTTGCGGCTGGGATCAAGACCCGCCAAACAATGCGAATGCAAGCAGCAATTCGAACAACAAAGCAAGCAACAATTCAACCTCCGGCAATACAACTACAGCAACGAACGATGCAACGTCGGATACTAACACCGATAATTCAGCGAATGCAGCGCCAGAAGCGACAGGTCCAGTGGAACTGCTCAACGTCTCCTACGACCCGACACGCGAGCTGTATGCAGCTTACAATAAACTTTTTGCAGCGTATTGGAAGCAAGAGCATAACCAAGAAGTTACAATCAAGCAGTCACATGCCGGTTCAGGCGCTCAATCACGAGCAGTAATCGACGGTCTGCAAGCCGATGTCGTGACACTCGCACTCGGATATGATATCGATGCGATTGCCGATAAAGGATTAATTGATAAAGGATGGCAGCAGAAGTTCGATAACAACAGCTCGCCTTATACATCGACAATCGTATTCCTTGTACGCAAGGGCAATCCGAAAGGCATCAAAGATTGGAACGACCTTATCAAGCCAGGCGTTCAAGTCATTACGCCGAATCCGAAGACAAGCGGCGGAGCACGTTGGAACTATCTCGCTGCTTGGGGCTACGCCATGAAGCAGAACAACGACGATGAAGATAAAGCGAAGGAATTTGTCTCTAAGCTCTTCAAAAATGTACCAGTGCTAGATTCCGGGGCTCGCGGCTCGACAACGACGTTTGTAGAAAAAGGTATCGGCGACGTGCTGCTCGCATGGGAGAATGAAGCGCTGCTATCCGTTAAGGAGCTTGGCGCTGATAAGTTCGATATCGTCTATCCGTCGATCAGCATTCTCGCAGAGCCGCCGGTAGCGGTTGTGGATAAGAACGTCGATAAGAAAGGTACTCGTGCAGTAGCGGAAGCTTACCTCGATTACTTGTATACCGAAGAAGCTCAGAAGCTCGTCGCTCAGAACTACTACCGTCCGCAGCTTCTATCCGTAGCAGAGCAATTCGCTGATCAATTCCCTGATATTCCAATGCTGAATATCGATGACGATTTCGGCGGCTGGGCTCAAGCACAGAAGAAACATTTTGCAGATGGCGGCGTATTTGATCAAATCTATGCGCCTGGCTCATAA
- a CDS encoding bifunctional 2',3'-cyclic-nucleotide 2'-phosphodiesterase/3'-nucleotidase, translating into MTAHFNKKGSSLSVKVFVVDAYSGSLTEVGSNLADPVAIGSTLKLRIMETTDIHTNFMNYDYYKDAPAENVGLVKTATLVKQARAEARNSLLVDNGDLLQGTPLGTYMAKVKPLRDGEVHPAYKAMNLMGYDIATFGNHEFNYGLNYLDEAIDDAAFPYVNANIYIDDHDSDPTNDVNMYKPYIIMNKQVKDENGQTQTVKVGFLGLVTPQIMDWDKGNLDGKVITKDIVETAEKFVPLMRAEGAEVVVALTHSGFNGASQAGTGAEDAVYPLSQVAGIDAITFSHTHKVFPAPSVSALDALFKDSSGNPLPGVDNAKGTINGVAAVQAGFGGANLGIIDLTLSRTNGKWKVVNSQSSNKDIFDSNAKKPLVDADATIVNAIKTEHAATIAYANQAIGQTTAPIYSYFALVQDDPSVQIVTKAQEWFVKKTLAEKNSPDKDLPILSVGAPFKAGRNGPTEYTDIKAGDLAIKSASDLYLYDNTLKAIKVKGSVVKEWLEMSAGMFNQIDPNLTAEQPLLNSSFSVFNFDVIDGVTYQVDVTKPAKYTKDGTINNASSSRIINLKYNGQPIDPDQEFIVVSNNYRVNGGGNFPGVKGSPLVLDSSDENRQVLMDYITEQHTINPTADNNWSIAPINGDAQVTFTTSPSSKAYLSANPKITSLERTDEKGFGIFKLDLHGDSAPPDPEPTDNVKVQLLGINDFHGQLDYSTTVGDNVVGGAAYLAAYLKQAKATNPANTLLVHNGDAVGASSPVSSLERDKPTLDFLDMLGFKVGTLGNHEFDQGVPALMAQLNGGTDPINPDITYSQTGIDYINANVIDKATEGPIIAPYVIEEVGGEKIGFIGVVTMLTPSKVSPAALAPVNIVEQAPVVNKAVDELKAQGVKAIVVLAHDPASQSGSTITGEAADLAKAVDDEVDVIFAGDNHAKVNGLVDNKLIFQAYSYGTAFADVNLEIDPATHDIVKKEATIVDVKQSDITPDAEIAAFVQAAQDRHPELSQPVGTTDQVYAKANAYTQEIALGSLIADAMKDSMDADFAFMNPGGIRADLPQGSVLYSDLFRIQPFGNQLVKMTLTGAQIRTLLQQQWGDTPDKTKTLQISGLKYTADFSKPIAERVIALTKEDGTEISDTEEYTAVVNNFMAAGGDNYTVLTQGANPVAGITDIDAFYNYVLNQFNRGAITASVKGRITNVNVNVSPATP; encoded by the coding sequence ATGACCGCTCACTTCAATAAGAAGGGGAGCAGCCTTTCTGTCAAAGTGTTCGTTGTGGATGCCTATAGCGGCTCACTTACTGAGGTGGGCAGCAACCTCGCGGATCCGGTGGCAATCGGTTCAACGCTAAAGCTTCGTATTATGGAAACGACCGACATCCACACGAATTTCATGAACTACGATTACTACAAGGATGCGCCTGCCGAGAACGTCGGGCTCGTCAAGACGGCTACTTTAGTGAAACAAGCTCGCGCCGAAGCAAGAAACTCGCTGCTTGTCGATAACGGCGATCTCCTCCAAGGTACGCCTCTTGGCACATACATGGCTAAGGTCAAGCCGCTTCGTGACGGCGAGGTGCACCCAGCCTATAAAGCGATGAATCTGATGGGCTATGATATTGCGACTTTTGGCAATCATGAGTTTAATTACGGTCTGAATTATTTGGATGAGGCCATTGACGATGCCGCGTTCCCTTACGTTAATGCCAACATTTATATAGACGATCATGATTCGGATCCTACCAATGACGTCAATATGTACAAGCCTTATATCATCATGAATAAACAAGTGAAGGACGAGAATGGTCAAACACAGACCGTGAAGGTTGGCTTCCTCGGCCTAGTAACACCGCAAATTATGGATTGGGACAAAGGAAATCTGGACGGTAAAGTCATTACGAAGGATATCGTAGAAACCGCCGAGAAATTCGTTCCGCTCATGCGTGCCGAAGGCGCTGAAGTCGTAGTCGCACTGACGCACTCCGGCTTCAACGGTGCATCACAAGCTGGGACAGGTGCAGAGGATGCTGTCTATCCGCTTAGCCAAGTTGCTGGCATTGATGCGATCACGTTCTCCCACACGCATAAAGTGTTCCCTGCACCGAGCGTAAGCGCACTTGACGCGCTCTTCAAAGATAGCAGCGGAAACCCGCTTCCAGGCGTTGATAACGCAAAAGGTACGATTAACGGTGTCGCTGCGGTACAAGCAGGCTTCGGCGGCGCAAATCTCGGCATTATCGATCTGACGCTGAGCCGTACGAACGGAAAATGGAAGGTTGTAAACTCGCAATCCTCCAACAAGGACATCTTTGACAGTAATGCCAAGAAGCCTCTGGTAGACGCGGATGCAACGATTGTGAATGCCATCAAGACCGAACATGCAGCTACTATTGCGTATGCCAATCAAGCCATCGGTCAAACGACGGCTCCGATTTACAGTTATTTCGCACTTGTTCAAGATGATCCATCCGTACAGATCGTGACGAAAGCGCAAGAGTGGTTTGTGAAGAAGACCTTAGCGGAAAAGAATTCACCGGATAAGGATTTGCCGATTCTATCGGTTGGGGCGCCATTCAAGGCTGGACGCAACGGACCCACCGAGTATACCGACATTAAAGCAGGCGATCTGGCAATTAAGAGCGCAAGCGACTTGTATCTCTATGACAACACGTTAAAGGCCATTAAAGTAAAAGGCTCTGTCGTCAAAGAATGGCTGGAAATGTCTGCTGGCATGTTCAATCAGATTGATCCGAACTTAACAGCGGAACAGCCTCTGCTTAATTCTTCTTTCTCAGTCTTCAACTTTGATGTCATCGATGGCGTTACTTATCAAGTTGACGTTACGAAGCCTGCGAAGTATACGAAGGACGGCACGATCAACAATGCTTCATCTAGCCGAATCATTAACTTGAAGTATAACGGTCAGCCTATTGACCCCGATCAAGAATTTATCGTCGTCAGCAACAATTACCGCGTGAACGGCGGCGGCAACTTCCCTGGCGTAAAAGGCTCGCCGCTTGTTCTTGACTCCTCAGATGAGAACCGTCAAGTGTTGATGGACTATATCACCGAGCAGCACACGATTAATCCAACAGCAGATAATAACTGGTCGATTGCGCCGATTAATGGCGATGCGCAAGTCACGTTCACGACCTCGCCTTCGTCAAAAGCATACCTGAGCGCAAATCCGAAGATTACGTCGCTCGAACGTACCGATGAGAAAGGCTTCGGCATCTTCAAGCTGGATCTACATGGAGATTCAGCACCGCCGGACCCGGAGCCTACGGACAATGTAAAAGTGCAGCTGCTCGGCATTAATGATTTTCACGGTCAGTTGGATTATTCAACAACGGTCGGCGACAATGTTGTAGGCGGAGCAGCTTACTTGGCCGCGTACCTTAAGCAAGCGAAGGCGACCAACCCAGCTAACACGCTGCTCGTTCATAACGGGGACGCGGTAGGTGCAAGCTCGCCTGTTTCTTCGCTCGAACGGGACAAGCCTACACTCGACTTTTTGGACATGCTGGGCTTCAAGGTCGGAACACTGGGCAATCATGAATTTGATCAAGGCGTCCCGGCGCTGATGGCCCAGCTGAATGGCGGCACAGACCCTATCAACCCTGACATCACGTACTCGCAGACAGGTATCGATTACATCAATGCCAACGTCATTGATAAGGCAACGGAGGGGCCCATCATTGCGCCTTATGTCATCGAAGAAGTTGGCGGGGAGAAAATCGGCTTCATTGGCGTCGTGACGATGCTCACACCGAGCAAAGTGTCGCCTGCTGCACTGGCACCGGTCAATATTGTGGAGCAAGCGCCGGTCGTTAATAAGGCTGTCGATGAGCTAAAGGCACAAGGCGTGAAAGCAATCGTCGTGCTCGCTCATGATCCTGCATCGCAGAGCGGCTCTACAATTACCGGTGAAGCGGCTGATCTCGCGAAAGCTGTGGACGATGAAGTGGATGTCATCTTTGCCGGCGACAATCATGCGAAGGTTAACGGACTTGTGGATAACAAGCTTATTTTCCAGGCTTACTCTTACGGAACTGCTTTTGCAGATGTAAATCTTGAGATCGATCCGGCAACACACGATATCGTCAAGAAAGAAGCGACAATCGTTGACGTGAAACAGTCGGATATTACGCCTGATGCGGAAATTGCTGCTTTCGTTCAAGCAGCGCAAGACAGACATCCTGAGCTTTCCCAGCCTGTTGGCACAACGGATCAGGTCTATGCGAAAGCCAATGCTTATACGCAAGAAATCGCACTTGGCAGCTTGATCGCCGATGCAATGAAAGATTCCATGGATGCTGACTTCGCCTTCATGAATCCAGGTGGCATCCGGGCAGATTTGCCGCAGGGCAGCGTACTATATTCCGATCTCTTCCGGATTCAGCCATTCGGCAACCAGCTCGTGAAGATGACACTGACAGGCGCTCAGATTAGAACCTTGCTGCAGCAGCAATGGGGCGATACCCCTGACAAGACCAAGACACTGCAAATCTCCGGCCTTAAGTATACAGCGGATTTCAGTAAGCCGATTGCAGAACGCGTCATTGCATTGACCAAGGAAGACGGGACGGAGATCAGCGATACGGAAGAATACACAGCTGTCGTCAACAACTTCATGGCTGCCGGTGGAGACAACTATACGGTCTTAACGCAAGGCGCTAACCCGGTTGCTGGCATTACGGATATCGATGCTTTCTACAATTACGTACTGAACCAGTTTAACCGCGGAGCGATTACTGCGTCTGTGAAGGGACGTATCACGAACGTAAACGTGAATGTATCGCCTGCAACTCCGTAA
- a CDS encoding sulfate ABC transporter substrate-binding protein produces the protein MKKKLLLTITILALILTLAQPGFAATKPSKPNVTLLNVSYDPTRELYEQYNKAFSAYWKKKTGQTVTVKQSHGGSGAQSRSVIDGLEADVVTLALGYDIDAIQKVGLIKDGWQARFANNSSPYTSTIVFLVRKGNPKKIKDWNDLVKKNISVITPNPKTSGGARWNFLAAWAYALKHNGHSEAKATTFVKQLYKNVPVLDSGARGSTTTFVERGIGDVLLAWENEAYLALKEHPKDFEIVTPSYSILAEPPVAVVNKNADKHGTRDIAKAYLDYLYTNEGQRIIGQNFYRPTNPKIAAEFSKNFKSLELTNIKNFGGWQKAQTKFFNDGGVFDKIYIPQ, from the coding sequence ATGAAGAAAAAACTGCTGCTTACGATCACAATTCTGGCACTCATTCTTACCCTAGCTCAACCGGGCTTCGCGGCAACGAAGCCGAGCAAACCAAATGTCACATTGCTCAACGTATCCTACGATCCTACCCGTGAGCTGTATGAACAGTACAACAAAGCCTTCTCGGCTTATTGGAAGAAGAAAACCGGTCAGACTGTAACAGTGAAGCAGTCCCATGGCGGCTCCGGCGCGCAATCGCGTTCGGTAATCGACGGTTTGGAAGCTGACGTCGTGACACTCGCACTTGGTTACGATATTGATGCCATTCAGAAAGTAGGCTTGATCAAGGACGGCTGGCAAGCTCGCTTCGCAAATAACAGCTCGCCGTATACTTCGACTATCGTATTCCTCGTGCGTAAGGGCAATCCGAAGAAGATCAAAGACTGGAACGATCTGGTTAAGAAGAACATCTCCGTTATTACGCCGAATCCGAAGACAAGCGGCGGCGCACGTTGGAACTTCCTGGCAGCATGGGCTTATGCATTGAAACATAACGGCCACAGTGAAGCGAAAGCGACTACTTTCGTCAAACAGCTGTACAAAAACGTTCCTGTACTCGACTCCGGTGCACGCGGCTCCACAACAACTTTCGTAGAACGCGGCATTGGCGACGTTCTGCTTGCTTGGGAGAACGAAGCTTACCTTGCACTGAAAGAGCATCCGAAAGACTTTGAAATCGTGACACCTTCCTACAGCATCTTGGCAGAACCGCCTGTCGCTGTCGTGAACAAGAATGCCGACAAGCACGGTACACGTGACATTGCTAAAGCATACCTTGACTATCTGTACACGAATGAAGGCCAGCGCATCATCGGTCAAAACTTCTACCGTCCAACGAATCCGAAGATCGCAGCGGAATTCTCGAAAAACTTCAAGAGCCTTGAGCTGACGAATATTAAAAACTTCGGCGGCTGGCAAAAAGCACAAACGAAGTTCTTCAATGATGGTGGTGTATTCGACAAGATCTATATCCCTCAATAA
- a CDS encoding alpha-mannosidase: MSERTRIHMIGNAHLDPVWLWQWQEGYAEIKATFRSALDRMKEFPDFIFTCAGAAYYEWVEENAPEMFEEIRERVKEGRWVIVGGWWIQPDCNLPSGESFARHSLYSQRYFKEKFGVTANVGYNVDSFGHHGMLPQILKKSGMDYYVFMRPGQHEKEMDKDLFWWQSADGSRVMTFRIPFSYGNWWKTGDAVVEKTRAVAALADEHGHGYMNFYGVGNHGGGPTIANLHSVHKLQEELGADRIALSSPNRYFAEMSEMYSDTIPVHSDDLQHHASGCYSTHSESKADNRRSEHRLLTSEKFSTLAHQLLALPYPSQKLQQGWKNVMFNHFHDIMGGCSIKEAYRDAREAYGESLQIAAVTLNAALQKISWSIDTMKEGITPLSKDKDWVLWEQDDKGIPLVVFNPHSWDIAAPVQVNKNVAGVTDENGTPILAQRVRGSRTNGSEDKYDTLFMGHIPALGYRVYWLYRDKQQEAEASSLVLHAEDNVLENDYIRLELEAHTGYIKKLTDKRLGLDVLSGNGAVPIVIDEHDSDTWSHGIFQFRNEIAKFADAEIRLMERGPLRARLRVTSRYNRSVLRQDFILYHDRPEIEVQVKLDWREEHKMLKLSFPVNVEQPKATYEIPYGHIERPTNGEEEPGQQWLDVTGLATGTSQTYGLSVLNDSKYSSDVLDNDLRLTVVRSPIFADHFGVRDEWCEFMDQGVQEFKYGLVPHAGGWQDAQVAQKAYELNVPPVSIVETYHEGSLPQSFAGIQVSSDQIIATAFKKAEDGDGYILRCYETSGREATTSIAIPMLGRKWDAAFGACEIKTFRIPLSAADEVIENNLIEF, encoded by the coding sequence ATGTCTGAACGGACTCGCATTCATATGATCGGCAATGCGCATTTGGATCCAGTGTGGCTATGGCAATGGCAAGAAGGTTATGCGGAAATCAAAGCGACTTTCCGATCAGCGCTTGACCGGATGAAGGAATTTCCCGATTTTATCTTTACTTGTGCGGGTGCCGCATATTACGAATGGGTGGAAGAGAATGCTCCAGAGATGTTCGAGGAAATCCGGGAGCGTGTTAAGGAAGGTAGATGGGTAATCGTAGGGGGCTGGTGGATCCAGCCCGACTGCAATCTCCCGTCAGGTGAATCCTTCGCGAGACATAGCCTGTATTCTCAGCGATATTTCAAGGAGAAATTCGGTGTAACCGCCAATGTCGGTTATAACGTCGATTCGTTCGGGCACCATGGCATGCTGCCGCAAATTCTCAAGAAGAGCGGCATGGACTATTACGTGTTCATGCGTCCAGGACAGCATGAGAAAGAAATGGACAAAGATTTGTTCTGGTGGCAGAGCGCTGACGGCAGCCGTGTAATGACATTCCGGATTCCTTTCAGTTACGGTAACTGGTGGAAAACAGGGGATGCCGTTGTAGAGAAGACACGCGCTGTTGCGGCACTAGCTGATGAACATGGTCACGGGTATATGAATTTCTATGGTGTAGGCAACCATGGTGGTGGACCAACGATTGCAAATCTGCATTCGGTACACAAGCTTCAGGAAGAACTTGGGGCAGATCGGATTGCCCTGAGTTCTCCTAACCGCTACTTTGCAGAGATGAGCGAAATGTATAGCGATACCATTCCAGTACATAGCGATGATCTGCAGCACCATGCAAGCGGCTGCTATTCGACTCACTCTGAATCGAAAGCTGATAACCGGCGCAGCGAGCACCGATTGTTGACCTCCGAGAAATTCTCGACCCTTGCCCATCAGTTACTGGCACTGCCGTATCCTAGCCAGAAGCTGCAGCAAGGCTGGAAGAATGTCATGTTCAATCATTTCCACGATATTATGGGAGGCTGCAGCATTAAAGAGGCTTACCGGGATGCAAGAGAAGCCTATGGTGAATCGCTTCAGATTGCAGCGGTAACACTCAATGCAGCACTTCAGAAGATATCGTGGTCGATTGATACGATGAAAGAAGGCATTACTCCGCTAAGTAAAGATAAGGACTGGGTGCTATGGGAGCAAGACGACAAAGGCATTCCGCTTGTCGTATTCAACCCGCATTCATGGGATATCGCAGCGCCTGTTCAAGTGAATAAGAACGTGGCTGGCGTCACGGATGAGAACGGAACTCCGATACTCGCTCAGAGAGTGCGAGGCTCGAGAACGAATGGCTCTGAGGATAAGTACGATACCTTATTCATGGGTCATATTCCTGCGCTTGGCTATCGCGTCTACTGGTTATACAGAGATAAGCAGCAAGAAGCGGAAGCTTCCAGTCTCGTGCTGCATGCGGAAGACAATGTGCTTGAGAACGATTATATCCGATTGGAATTGGAAGCTCATACCGGCTACATTAAGAAGTTGACCGACAAACGGTTGGGCCTTGATGTGCTCTCAGGTAACGGAGCAGTTCCAATCGTCATCGATGAGCATGATAGTGATACGTGGAGTCACGGAATCTTCCAGTTCCGTAACGAAATTGCCAAATTCGCAGATGCCGAGATCCGGCTGATGGAAAGAGGACCACTTCGTGCGAGACTTCGGGTGACAAGTCGCTATAATCGCTCTGTGTTGCGGCAAGATTTTATTCTCTATCATGACCGGCCTGAGATTGAGGTTCAAGTCAAATTGGACTGGCGTGAAGAGCATAAGATGCTTAAACTCTCTTTCCCTGTAAACGTAGAGCAGCCTAAGGCAACGTATGAAATTCCGTACGGACATATCGAGCGTCCAACGAACGGCGAAGAAGAACCGGGGCAGCAATGGCTCGACGTGACGGGATTGGCAACGGGAACATCGCAAACGTATGGGCTGTCAGTTCTGAATGACAGTAAATACAGCTCCGATGTCCTTGATAACGATCTCAGGCTGACAGTCGTTCGCAGTCCGATATTCGCAGATCACTTCGGTGTAAGAGACGAGTGGTGCGAGTTCATGGATCAAGGTGTTCAGGAATTCAAATACGGCCTGGTTCCTCATGCCGGTGGCTGGCAGGATGCTCAGGTTGCTCAGAAGGCCTACGAACTCAATGTACCGCCCGTGTCGATCGTTGAGACCTATCATGAAGGCTCGCTGCCGCAAAGCTTCGCCGGCATTCAAGTTTCATCGGATCAGATCATCGCGACTGCGTTCAAGAAGGCGGAGGACGGAGATGGCTATATTCTCCGTTGCTACGAAACTTCTGGCCGAGAAGCGACGACTTCGATCGCGATTCCAATGCTCGGACGGAAGTGGGATGCAGCATTCGGAGCATGTGAGATCAAGACATTCCGTATACCGTTATCCGCAGCGGATGAGGTCATCGAGAACAATTTGATAGAATTCTAG
- a CDS encoding S-layer homology domain-containing protein, translating to MKRKWLTSRTLTMSLAFSLSLGLTAFSTSSAIVQASAAPAVGTTTINDVTNVHAGSTVTISGVTNAAEVIIKVLQPDGIILFFDIVQASDSRYTDSFTLPSTAAAGSQYQIIVGSGSDVAVKSFTIKPSSGGSSPSTPVTPAQPGDNSSSSLLQFEASDVIIPASGPATLDATKGDATQATLSLPASVTKVIDGKSLQITLPSGALTLPSGVLRALASLSGSDTDAKITLQYKRLSSSEALASVTSAGQAGTGLVPQGEVLELVLGVQLADGTVRKLTTFSDPVTITLQLSENATPLLSGIYYISDQGTIAYIGGTVQGDAITASVSHFSKYGVFSYTKAYADIASSYWAADVIAALTAKHIVQGMTSTTFGPKADVSRAEFVTMIARALNLKAASTAPFSDVKAGSWYAESAAAAYEQGIITGTGANLFEPNKPITREEMAVIIAHVYENQIEHADTGGTDADIQSFQDSGTISSWAKEAVQTVVHEKLMIGSDHRFYPRNHATRAEAAQVLYNLLFRG from the coding sequence ATGAAGAGAAAATGGCTTACTTCTAGAACGCTAACGATGTCTCTTGCATTTTCATTGTCGCTCGGATTAACTGCCTTCTCCACTTCAAGCGCCATTGTCCAAGCATCTGCCGCTCCTGCTGTGGGTACTACGACCATTAACGATGTAACCAATGTTCATGCTGGATCAACGGTTACGATAAGCGGAGTTACGAATGCGGCAGAAGTCATTATCAAAGTGCTTCAGCCAGATGGCATCATTCTGTTCTTCGACATCGTACAGGCGTCTGACTCCCGCTATACCGATTCGTTTACATTGCCGAGCACAGCAGCAGCTGGCAGCCAGTATCAGATTATCGTCGGTTCCGGCAGTGACGTTGCTGTAAAATCGTTCACGATCAAACCATCAAGTGGCGGGAGTAGTCCTTCTACTCCTGTTACACCAGCTCAGCCTGGTGATAACTCGAGTTCCTCCTTGCTTCAGTTCGAAGCATCCGATGTAATCATTCCTGCTTCCGGTCCTGCCACACTTGATGCTACCAAAGGCGATGCCACACAAGCGACACTGTCGCTGCCTGCATCCGTCACAAAGGTGATTGACGGGAAGAGCTTGCAAATTACTCTTCCAAGCGGAGCCCTAACGCTTCCGAGCGGAGTGCTTCGTGCACTCGCCTCCTTAAGCGGATCGGATACGGACGCCAAGATCACTTTGCAATACAAGCGCTTGTCGAGCAGCGAAGCCCTCGCTTCCGTCACATCGGCAGGTCAAGCTGGGACTGGCCTTGTGCCGCAAGGTGAGGTGCTTGAACTTGTTCTAGGCGTTCAGTTGGCAGATGGCACCGTCCGCAAGCTAACTACATTTTCCGATCCCGTTACAATCACTCTGCAGCTCTCGGAAAACGCAACCCCTCTCCTCTCCGGAATCTATTACATCTCGGATCAAGGAACAATCGCGTATATAGGAGGAACTGTGCAAGGCGACGCCATTACAGCCTCGGTCAGCCATTTCAGCAAATACGGCGTATTCTCCTACACAAAAGCGTACGCAGATATCGCTAGCTCCTACTGGGCAGCGGATGTCATTGCAGCACTGACAGCAAAGCATATTGTTCAGGGAATGACGAGCACTACCTTTGGTCCAAAGGCCGATGTAAGCCGCGCAGAGTTCGTCACCATGATTGCTCGTGCCCTTAACCTCAAAGCAGCTTCAACAGCTCCGTTCAGCGATGTTAAAGCCGGCTCTTGGTACGCCGAATCGGCAGCAGCAGCCTATGAGCAGGGTATCATTACGGGAACTGGCGCAAATCTGTTTGAGCCGAACAAGCCCATAACGCGCGAAGAGATGGCCGTAATCATTGCTCATGTGTATGAGAATCAGATCGAGCATGCAGATACTGGCGGCACAGATGCCGACATTCAATCGTTCCAGGATTCAGGCACAATCAGCAGTTGGGCGAAGGAAGCAGTTCAAACTGTCGTCCATGAGAAGCTGATGATTGGAAGCGATCACCGGTTCTATCCTCGCAACCATGCGACACGCGCTGAAGCTGCACAAGTACTGTATAACTTACTGTTTAGAGGATGA
- a CDS encoding phosphotransferase enzyme family protein, with protein sequence MSEEQDKGLNITAEIATGHSSGGSTIPSEDLTTENAVRSALLNLWGIDDELQPLAVGTTSRVWRIKDAIVKLARDESEHFNAGLRASLAVETSGIATGSPILTTAGEVSARLTVGTEEWIMAVQRHVSGIAASMHDFQPAVLGEILAKIHVSLQHTDISGGWTAEDVLGGYMEEGILPEQPETTRRMIASAIHVVREWYREAKPRKQLIRGDGPELLVEDGVVTGMVDWGGVRFGSVADDIGCWTLHGNTKDIKDYTREFVRGYTSVSALTQQEELAIPLFQQLRLASRACFVTDSGALQTIDQWMSNIL encoded by the coding sequence TTGAGCGAAGAACAAGATAAAGGGTTAAACATTACGGCCGAAATCGCTACTGGTCATTCGTCGGGCGGAAGCACGATTCCCTCGGAGGATCTAACGACTGAGAATGCGGTTCGATCGGCGCTGCTGAATTTGTGGGGGATCGATGATGAGCTGCAGCCGCTTGCGGTAGGTACGACCTCACGAGTGTGGCGGATTAAAGATGCAATTGTGAAATTGGCTCGCGATGAGAGCGAGCACTTCAATGCTGGTTTGCGCGCGAGCCTCGCAGTAGAGACATCGGGTATTGCAACCGGTTCGCCAATTCTTACGACGGCGGGGGAAGTCAGTGCAAGATTAACCGTCGGCACTGAAGAATGGATAATGGCTGTTCAGCGTCACGTGAGCGGAATCGCTGCATCCATGCACGATTTCCAGCCAGCTGTATTGGGTGAAATATTGGCTAAGATTCATGTGAGCTTGCAACATACCGATATTTCTGGCGGTTGGACAGCAGAGGACGTGTTAGGTGGCTACATGGAAGAAGGGATCTTGCCTGAACAACCGGAAACGACAAGGCGAATGATCGCTTCAGCCATTCACGTCGTGCGTGAATGGTACCGGGAGGCAAAGCCGCGTAAGCAGCTCATCCGAGGCGATGGGCCGGAGCTATTAGTCGAAGATGGCGTGGTAACAGGCATGGTCGATTGGGGAGGAGTCCGATTCGGCAGCGTTGCTGATGATATTGGCTGTTGGACGCTGCATGGCAATACCAAAGACATTAAGGATTACACGAGAGAATTCGTGCGTGGCTACACATCGGTTAGCGCTTTGACTCAGCAAGAAGAACTTGCCATCCCACTATTCCAACAGCTTCGTCTTGCATCGCGGGCGTGCTTTGTCACCGATTCAGGGGCCTTGCAGACCATTGATCAATGGATGTCGAACATCCTATAA